Proteins from a single region of Bradyrhizobium diazoefficiens:
- a CDS encoding phosphopentomutase translates to MRALIVVMDSVGIGGAPDASRYGDEGADTVGHIAEACLRGQTDNDRGPLRLPNLVAMGLGEACRLATGRVPPGLEGACSHAHAGCASELSRGKDTPSGHWEIAGVPVAFDWGYFPKTVPCFPQELTAALCREAGLPGIIGNCHASGTAIIDELGERHMRSGEPICYTSADSVFQIASHEEAFGLDRLYEICAVARRLVDPLNIGRVIARPFIGSSQQGFRRTAHRRDFSVPPPEQTMLDFAADLGRDIVTIGKIDDIFAHRATGRNLRGDGNDALFDCMLDGLSGLADGGLLFANFVDFDTVYGHRRDVAGYAAALEAFDSRIPELLMRLKGDDLLVITADHGCDPTWPGTDHTREQVPILLRNGEHSSAVGRRVGFADTGATVARHLDLPPLPHGIPF, encoded by the coding sequence ATGCGTGCCCTGATCGTGGTGATGGATTCCGTCGGCATCGGTGGAGCCCCCGATGCGAGCCGCTATGGCGACGAGGGAGCGGACACGGTCGGCCATATTGCAGAGGCCTGCCTGCGTGGCCAGACCGACAACGACCGCGGACCGCTTCGTCTCCCGAATCTTGTCGCGATGGGCCTCGGCGAAGCCTGTCGGCTGGCCACCGGCCGGGTGCCACCCGGACTAGAGGGTGCCTGTTCGCATGCGCACGCCGGCTGCGCCAGCGAACTGTCGAGAGGAAAGGATACGCCATCCGGTCATTGGGAGATCGCCGGTGTCCCCGTCGCGTTCGATTGGGGCTACTTCCCGAAGACGGTTCCCTGCTTTCCGCAAGAGCTCACAGCTGCCCTATGTCGCGAGGCAGGTCTCCCCGGCATCATCGGAAACTGCCACGCGTCGGGCACGGCCATTATCGATGAACTTGGCGAGCGTCACATGCGGAGCGGCGAGCCGATCTGCTACACCTCCGCCGACAGCGTATTTCAGATTGCCTCTCACGAAGAAGCCTTCGGCCTGGACCGACTGTATGAGATCTGCGCGGTGGCGCGTCGGCTGGTCGATCCTCTCAATATCGGCCGCGTTATCGCCCGGCCCTTTATCGGATCTTCTCAGCAGGGGTTCCGGCGGACTGCGCACCGGCGGGACTTTTCCGTTCCGCCACCGGAGCAAACCATGCTGGATTTTGCGGCGGACCTCGGCCGCGACATCGTGACGATCGGCAAGATCGACGACATCTTTGCCCATCGCGCCACAGGCCGTAACCTCCGCGGCGATGGAAACGATGCGCTGTTCGATTGCATGCTCGACGGCCTGTCCGGTCTGGCCGACGGCGGCCTCCTATTCGCAAATTTTGTCGATTTCGATACCGTCTACGGGCATCGGCGCGACGTCGCCGGCTATGCTGCGGCGCTTGAGGCCTTCGATAGCCGCATTCCGGAGCTGCTGATGCGATTGAAGGGCGATGACCTCCTGGTGATCACCGCCGATCATGGTTGCGACCCGACTTGGCCTGGTACGGATCATACACGGGAGCAGGTGCCCATCCTGCTTCGGAACGGGGAACATTCATCTGCTGTCGGCCGGCGTGTCGGCTTTGCCGACACCGGTGCAACGGTCGCCCGGCATCTGGACCTACCCCCGCTGCCGCATGGCATCCCGTTCTGA
- a CDS encoding beta-xylosidase has translation MIEAAKIWNEPNNKSHWDILIDPDWAKFAELAIAAGKAIRSAHPSLPRVLGGISPIDPSFVRNMQMRGVLDHVDAVAVHGFPLDWNLWQIQEWPGKLAEIAAVTSLPVWVTEVGVSSFGAEEVQDWGLQRTAELLNGRAPRIHWYSLYDLPSTWEATTRHKEAEGSSYYRHFHMGLLREDGTPKAALRTFADHAPAMGLCQWFHFEDHRLHDAVLWLRRVGCRHLRTGLSWADSFRPNALDWFDRQMDALAEFDVTVTFCFTPEHRGIAPHHTSPPLDVNEFADFCARMVERYCDKTGFSASLGHEPSKETTCVP, from the coding sequence ATGATCGAAGCTGCAAAAATCTGGAACGAGCCGAACAACAAGTCGCATTGGGATATCCTGATCGATCCCGACTGGGCGAAGTTCGCCGAGCTTGCGATCGCCGCCGGCAAGGCGATCCGGAGCGCGCATCCGAGCTTGCCCCGCGTGCTCGGCGGCATCTCGCCGATCGATCCGTCCTTCGTTCGCAACATGCAGATGCGCGGCGTACTCGATCACGTAGATGCCGTGGCCGTACACGGATTCCCGCTCGACTGGAACCTGTGGCAGATCCAGGAATGGCCGGGTAAGCTCGCAGAGATCGCCGCCGTAACCTCGCTGCCGGTCTGGGTCACGGAGGTCGGCGTCTCCTCGTTCGGCGCCGAAGAGGTGCAGGACTGGGGACTCCAACGCACCGCGGAGCTCCTGAACGGGCGCGCCCCGCGCATTCACTGGTACAGCCTCTACGATCTTCCCTCGACCTGGGAGGCGACAACGCGGCACAAGGAGGCGGAAGGCTCCTCCTATTACCGGCACTTTCACATGGGCTTGCTGCGCGAAGACGGAACGCCCAAGGCTGCGCTAAGAACTTTTGCGGACCATGCGCCAGCCATGGGGCTGTGCCAATGGTTTCATTTCGAGGATCATCGCCTGCACGATGCGGTACTGTGGTTGCGCCGCGTCGGATGCCGGCATCTTCGCACCGGCCTGTCCTGGGCCGACAGCTTTCGCCCGAATGCGCTCGACTGGTTCGATCGCCAGATGGACGCCCTCGCTGAATTTGACGTGACGGTGACGTTCTGCTTCACGCCGGAACATCGGGGCATCGCACCTCACCATACCAGCCCGCCGCTGGACGTGAACGAGTTCGCCGATTTCTGCGCCCGGATGGTGGAGCGGTATTGCGATAAGACCGGTTTCTCCGCCTCGCTTGGCCACGAGCCCAGCAAGGAAACGACATGCGTGCCCTGA